The following coding sequences are from one Plasmodium gaboni strain SY75 chromosome 10, whole genome shotgun sequence window:
- a CDS encoding putative bromodomain protein codes for MMLEDFNTLPLIKSIREDSLDDVLKFLENNYKEYEVDENGEAKNKIELVDKQTQATPLFYVTARKSDEESVEISKLIIEKYAICNPISKDLMKQTCLFYAAREGHLNLCNYLIEKGCNPNDQDNFGQTCLFYASREGKTDCVLTLIKKGANPNLLDLNKQTCLFYACRDGRYDTVKCLLENGVNPSVKDAQRRTALTFAKGNGHNNIINLLKNMGTFSRSSIDSNAQLGNITMLRRNSSSYIAASSPNESNLNNQTVQAENVPNVNFKTEDNQLRKKYKLQYKPLSDEDPLLWVDAPLIKIKEFERKFPELALWPKNVSQSNVEVNNANDAFNKQWYLLANQLILSLSKYEGGHIFEKLVDAKKQNCPDYYDVIKNPMSFSCIKTKLKKGQYAYPSEFVKDVQLIFDNCSLYNTSNSVVAITGKNIETYFNNQLIVIGYNNFILKEQKINENLKLVEEENIKWSNEKEDQIKEVDELENNQEEGSKKE; via the exons ATGATGCTTGAAGATTTTAATACATTGCCTTTAATAAAATCTATAAGAGAAGATAGTTTAGATGATGTATTAAAGtttttagaaaataattataaagaatatgaaGTAGATGAAAATGGAGAAgcaaaaaataaaattgaaTTAGTCGATAAACAAACACAAGCTACTCCCTTATTTTATGTAACAGCAAGAAAAAGTGATGAAGAATCAGTTGAAATATCAAAACTTAttattgaaaaatatgCAATATGTAATCCAATATCAAAAGATTTAATGAAACAAACTTGCTTATTTTATGCAGCTAGAGAAGGTCATCTTAATTTGtgtaattatttaataGAAAAGGGTTGTAACCCTAATGATCAAGATAATTTTGGACAAAcatgtttattttatgcATCAAGAGAAGGAAAAACAGATTGTGTATTAacattaataaaaaaaggagCAAATCCAAATTTACTAGATTTAAACAAACAAACATGTTTGTTTTATGCATGTAGAGATGGAAGGTATGATACTGTTAAATGTTTATTAGAAAATGGTGTTAATCCATCTGTAAAGGATGCTCAAAGAAGAACAGCATTAACATTTGCAAAAGGGAATGgtcataataatattattaatcTACTTAAAAACATGGGTACATTCAGTAGGTCTTCAATTGACAGTAATGCACAGTTGGGAAATATCACAATGTTGAGAA GAAATTCATCTAGCTATATAGCGGCTAGCTCACCAAACGAAAGTAACCTGAACAATCAGACTGTTCAGGCGGAAAACGTCCCCAACGTAAATTTTAAAACTGaag ATAATCAACTGAGGAAAAAGTACAAGCTTCAATACAAGCCTCTGTCCGATGAAGACCCATTATTGTGGGTCGATGCTCctttaataaaaataaaagaatttGAAAGAAAATTTCCTGAATTAGCTTTATGGCCTAAAAATGTATCCCAATCAAATGTAGAAGTGAATAACGCTAATGATGCATTTAATAAACAATGGTATTTATTAGCTAATCAATTAATATTAAGTTTAAGTAAATATGAAGGTGGTCATATATTTGAGAAATTAGTGGATGCAAAGAAACAGAATTGTCCAGATTATTATGATGTAATTAAAAACCCAATGTCATTTAGTTgtattaaaacaaaattaaaGAAGGGTCAATATGCTTATCCTTCAGAATTTGTAAAAGATGTTCAATTAATTTTTGATAACTGTagtttatataatacttCAAATTCGGTAGTAGCAATTAcaggaaaaaatatagaaacTTATTTTAATAATCAGTTAATAGTAATTggttataataatttcattttaaaagaacaaaaaattaatgaGAATTTAAAACTTGtagaagaagaaaatattaagtggagcaatgaaaaagaagatCAAATAAAGGAAGTAGACgaattagaaaataatCAGGAGGAAGGTTCAAAAAAGGAAtga
- a CDS encoding plasmepsin VII, protein MNKNIIQIYIFVFILLLKQHIVVLKNEELTHPYSITKKDTKAIVNVNNKLKSINIHELDNISRNIFSGSDNKNYILIKLKKQDIFSKKLSTYYGQVQIGEDSENNLNVLFDTGSSEVWILNDTCKNSMCNNLHRKYKRTKSFVYKYDKKGLPSIIEIFYLSGKIIAFEGYDTIYIGKKLKVPQTNISFATKVDIPILEEFKWDGIIGLGFENEDSKKRGIKPFLDLLKDDKILTNKNYKNQFGYYLSDKEGYITLGGIDNRLKNAPDEEI, encoded by the exons atgaataaaaatattattcaaatatatatatttgtttttatattattacttaaACAACATATTGTTGTTTTAAAGAATGAAGAACTTACGCATCCTTATTCAATAACAAAGAAGGATACTAAAGCTATTGTaaatgttaataataaattgaagagtattaatatacatgaattagataatattagtagaaacattttttctggaagtgataataaaaattatattttaataaaattaaaaaagcAGGATATTTTTTCCAAAAAATTATCTACTTATTATGGCCAAGTACAAATAGGTGAAGATTCAGAAAATAATCTGAACGTTCTTTTTGATACAGGTTCATCAGAAGTATGGATTTTAAATGACACTTGTAAAAATAGTATGTGTAATAATCTACATAGGAAATATAAGAGGACTAAATCATTTGTTTATAAGTATGATAAGAAGGGTTTACCTTCaattatagaaatattttatcttaGTGGGAAAATAATTGCTTTTGAAG GTTATGATACTATCTATATAGggaaaaaattaaaagtTCCCCAGACGAATATTTCTTTCGCT aCCAAGGTTGATATACCAATATTAGAGGAATTCAAATGg GATGGTATAATTGGCTTAGGCTTTGAAAATGAGGACTCCAAAAAGAGAGGAATAAAACCATT TCTAGATCTTTTAAAGgatgataaaatattaactaataaaaattataaaaatcaaTTCGGATATTACTTGTCAGATAAAG aaGGTTATATTACATTGGGGGGAATAGATAATAGGCTGAAGAATGCTCCTGATGAAGAAATAAT